Genomic DNA from Filimonas effusa:
CGATTTGCTCAAACAAAAGCAGGTCTTCGTGGTAAATGAAAAAGCCGCCCCGGTAATGGTTACCTCTGAAAACAAAGATGATCTTTTCAATCGCCTGCATGGTCGCCGTTTCAGTCTCTTCCCCTTTTATGTTATTCCCGACGTAACAGCAGCGCTGGTGATCTCTAAATCAGGAAAAATAGCACCACTGTTGAACGATCTGCATAATACCTCATTCATCGATAAACTGGAAGCCTCCTGGCAACCCGGCCACAAAACAAGATTATTTAACCTCTCTTCAACGCTGAACCCTTATTTAACATCCCTGAAACAATGTGGCTTTTTCAACTACGAATCAGGTAACCTTTCCCTGCTGCAGGAATTGATAACCTCCAATCGTTTCGCCATCGCAGCGAATAACAACCAGGACGTAACACTCGAAAGCGCAAAGCTCACGATTACTTCCGAAGACAGTCTCCCCGGCGCAATAGGCCCATCCGCCCCCGATCACCTCATGCGCCTGTACGCTTATAATCATATCATGCAACAGGGCGGCCCGGCGCTTATCTCAGGCAATAGCTTTTCCGATACGCTGCTTGCCGAAGCTGATCAGGCTTATGTTGTATCGCCCGTTTCCAGTTTAATTGTCCTCGAAACGCAGGCCGATTACGACAGGTTCGATATCAAAGCCAGCAAGAACAGCCTTCAGAACGCAGCGTTGAAATCTAATGGCGCCGTACCGGAACCGCATGAATGGGCCTTAATGATCATGATCGCAGTAACACTGCTTTTCGCAAAATTTAAATACCGTCTCGCGTGCAAATGAACAACAGGTTACAACAATGGGCCTTCCCCTTTTTCATTGCTGCTTACCTGCTGCTGGCAGCAACCTCCCTACACGATTATATCTGTTTGTTCTCAGCACAGGCATTACTGGGCATCACGGCATTCATCTTATCGCTCCGGTCGCAGCCGGTAAAGAAAACGCGTTCCGTCTTCGCCATCATAACACTGGCCATCGCAGCATTGTCTATCTGCCTGCCGGTAAAAACGGCTATCTACGCCTGCATCGTGATGGCAGCCTTCTTTGCAATCGAAAGCTTCAGAGGACGCATATCCGCATTATCGCTGCTGGCATTGGCCTTAACAAGCCCCATCTTCGATTACGCAGTGAATATCTTCAGTTTCCCTATCCGCTTGTGGCTTACCGGCGTCGCCGGTAAGCTGCTTGCCTTAACAGGTGCTCACGTGGTCGTAGAAGGTAACGTTATCTCTTACAACGGCACAGATTTCTCCGTCGATCCAGCTTGCATGGGACTTCACATGCTGGTTATCTCTTTGCTGGCGACAGTATTGCTGATGGCCCTTTTTACAAAAAAACAGAAGCGGCAACTATCATGCACATACCTGTTGATGTTACTGGTAATAGTAACCCTTCTTAATATCATCGGTAACCTCTTCCGCATACTAAGCCTGGTATTCTTTTCCCTGCTGCCCGGCTCTCCAATGCACGACCTCATGGGCCTGGCATGCTGGACGGGATATGTATTGGTGCCAGCCTGCTGTTTAAGCAACTGGTTAGTGAAACATAAAGGCACTGTCCTGCTTCCTGCAAATGAACCGGAAAGCATCAGCGAAGTGCCTCAAAGCGCATCCGGAACAACAGCTCATGATGTAGCAGGGGCATTGATTCATGTCGCTGAACCGGAAGCAGCCCGGCGCTGTTCAAAACAAGCCTTCCCGGGCGCGTCAAAAACAAGCTTTAAAAAACTGATCTGGCAGAACGCCGCCCTCATGGCCATAGTAACACTCGTTGTAATAACGTGTACAAGCAGGTCGGGCGAAGCGCTTGCCCGCACACCTTTGGCAGCGCGCGAAGGATTCAACATAAAACAACTCCCCGGCGCCGTTACGCAATTGCAAAATAAAGAAGTGCTTATCTACCTGAAAGCCATAACAGGCTTTTATGCCTCCGAACATCACCCCATGATCTGCTGGAAAGGAAGTGGATATGAATTCAGAAAAGTAAAAACTTACAACGCACCGCATCACCAGGTGTATACCGCACAACTCGAAAGAAAAGACGAAAAATTATATACCGCCTGGTGGTATACCAATGGTTCTCAGTCAACTATAAGCCAATGGCAATGGCGCTGGGATCTTGTTCGCGGTAGCAGCAACTATGTGCTGGTAAACATTACCGCAAACTCTGAAGCAGCATTGCAAAAATATCTGGACTTCTCTTTGTAACCCTTGTCTTATATTGCAGTATAACACGCCCAACGGGGCTGGTCCGATAATTGCCCCGTTATAAAAAAAGAATATGCTGCGATCTACCATCTGTTGTCTGCTTTTGCTTTTCACCACCTGTACCATAAACGCACAGGATTCTGTTCCTGTTCTCAAAGGCTGGAGAGTAACACAAAATAATGGCACCTACGAGTATACGCCCAATACCGCGGTAAAAGCAGAATTCTCCTACACTATATTACCGCTAACCGCCGGCGACGACCAGCCGCTCGGCGATTGGCTCGCAGAACAGGCAGTGAAAGAGCTTGCTGTTGCTGGTTGGACAGTCCTTCCGGGTATGGAAGCACAGCGCGGAAATACAGAGTCTTTTATTACATGGTCGTCGGTAGCGGAGGATAAACAATCCCGCCGCATGGCAGTAAGCTTCATGGCTTATCGTAAAGACTCCGCAACGATACGATATGGAAAACTGATGGCAGGCGCACACGGCACCAACCAGGATTACCTGAATGCAGCCATCCAGCATTTTATAGATCTCTCCAGGAAAGAAGGTATGGTGCCCGACGACAGGATAAAAAATACACGTAAGAAAAAGAAACGGCACTAAAAAAGCCGGCACAGGGCCGGCCTTATAATAAAATGCGCCTTCGTTACGCAACAGCTACATCGGCAAACACATAAGAAAAATGCTCGAACGTGTCGTTCGCAATAGCGATCGCCTCCGCCTCCGCTGCTTCTGTTTTCGCATGATTGTTCAGTACTTCCGTGAATATACCCCACATCTGGCCGGTAGCTTCACCATAACCGGAAAAGAACGATACGCCTTCCGTAATACCTTCCTTCTCCAGCATCTTCACAATAATACTCCCTCCCATGATCGATCCTTCCAACACATAAAGCGCACCCAATGCCTTTATCGTATTGTCAATGGAAGGAGTAGTGGTAGCAGGTAATTCTGTTACATTACCCCCCAATGCTTCTATATCATTTTTGATATACGACGAATTCCTGCGCTGTGCATGATCAGGTAATACCTCCGCGGTAATATAGGGTGCTATTACACGTTCTATATGACTGAAATAAGCATAAAAATGTTTCAGGAAATCAGCATAATCCTGGTTACTCCGAATGGCTTTTAACTTCTGCACCACTTTCTTCTCTAATCGCAAATGTGCGTCTCTGGTGGCCTCTTTAATAGATTGACTTAGCATGCTAAAAATGTTTTTGATTGTTTGTCCGTTGCTGAAAGCGAAACCCGGAAAAGGGTAGAGGCGAGGTAAATGGAAATACGAATATAGTGAAAAAAAAAACACGCACAGTATTACCTGTATAGCAATTAATAGCAGGCCAATGACACCCTCGTGGAAAACAGGTGGAAAAATCCGGGAAATTATCCTTTGAACTAGGGTAGGGTATTTTTCGCATTCATCCGATGCTTTATTTTCGTTCCAACACCAGAAAAGCAAATCTGCCGCATATGTATAAATACTACTACAGGAAGGCTTATATGTCAGGAACATCTTTGATCGAATTCTTTAAAGGCACAGGCCGCGATGGTTTTTTTACTACTGTATTCGCAGCTTTAAGCAGCATTCATCCCACCGTAAAAGGTGTGAAAGAACTTTGGCTGAACGATGAAGTGGTTTTTAGCGTCAACTCCGATCTGGGTAATTTCATGCTCTCTAAAAACATCGACGAACACTCCTGCATCATGGCCGATGGCGATAGCGTTTGCATAGAAAAAATTGAACAATTGCTGGCTCAGCACCCCCAGTTCGAACTGGCTGTTTGTTAATGATGACACAGGTAATACAAGGTGCCAGCTGAAATCAGCGCCCAAAGCACTATACCCTGTATAAAGGGCTTGAAACCTACCTGGCGTAAGGTGCCGGCCGATAACCCGCTTCCTATCAGGAATAACGTAAGGGTCAACCCGGAATGAGACAGCTTTACAAGATAATGACCATACGCTTGTATTACCGGAACATAGGTGTTCAGTAGCATTGCCGCAATAAAAAATAGTATAAACCAGGGCAGCTTTACGCTGCCCTTTTTTTGCCGGAATACCAGCGCCGAAATAACGCCCACAGGAACGATCCACAACGCACGCGCCAGCTTCACGGTAGTAGCTACCGCCAGCGCTTCCGGCCCGTATTTAGCCGCTGCACCCACAACGGAACTCGTATCATGTATGGCGATGGCGCTCCATAAACCAAACTGTGTTTCATTTAATCCTATCCACCTGCCCACTACAGGAAATATAAATAACGCTGCTGAATTTAAAATGAATACCGTGCCCAGCGCTACTGTCATCTGTTTCTCTTCAGCTTTTATGACAGGCGATACAGCAGCAATAGCACTGCCGCCGCAAATGGCAGTTCCCGATGTAATAAGATAGGCTGTCTTTTTCTCCACCCCCAGCAGCTTGCCCAGTACAACGCCTCCCGTCAGCGTTGCAATAATACTGATGGCCGTAATCCCAAATCCTTCCCGCCCCGCAGCCGCAGCAGTATAAATGTTCATCCCAAACCCCAGCCCCACAACAGATACCTGTAACAACAAACGGGTGATGCTATGATTTAAATGCAGATAAGGATGACCAATGAACTGTGCCGTACCTATACCCAGTAGCAACGCTGCAGGCGCACTAACCAATGGTGTGAAACAACTGGCCGCCGCCAGCAGAAATAATAGCTCTTTTGTGGTCATGCTGCGATCTGCTAATGCCAGGTGCCGCACTGTCGCAAACCTGTTGCTGAACTTCATACGCGTTTCCTTTGTGATAACAAAGGTCAACGCTTAAACAACGGGAATGAAATCGCTATTCTTTATCTCTCATAACTTGTAGTTATAAGAGCGGCAGAACTTCATAAACAATTCCGCCAGTCCTTCCGCCTGCCCATGCGGCTGAATAAAGTTGAAAGACCGTACTATCCGCAGCCCCTTGATCGCAAGCACACTAAAATCTTTGTATTGTAATTCCTTTTGTATGGCATGTATCGACAAAAACGCCATACTCTCCGAATGTATCAGGTACGATTTGATGCTTTCTGTACTGCCCAGCTGCATTTCCTTCCGCAGTTGCGAAATACGTATCCCTGCCGGCTTTAGCGCATGCGCCAGCACCTCCAGCGTCCCGGAACCGGGTTCCCGCAATAAGAGCGGGATCTGCAACAGCTCTTCGGGTTTTATAACGCCCCTGCGCGCCAGCGCATGGTTGACGCCCGACACCAGTACCAGCTCGTCTTTTACAAACTCGGTATACTTGAATAACTTGTTCTTCGAATGGCCTTCAATGATCCCCAGATCTATTTGTTTGTCTAACAAGGCTTGCTCCGTCTGTGCAGTATTATTGATGGAAAGGGTAACTCTTATATCCTTGAACTTCCTGTGAAAGGCCGCAAGCAGCGGCGGCAATACATATTGCGCTACTGTGGTGCTGGCGCCTATCCGTAATAAACCGTTATGGCGCTGCGAAAAGGTATTCATCTCAAAGCTCAGGTTGCGGTATACCTCGAATAACTGCTCGGTATATTGCAATAACAAGTCTCCCGCAGCAGTAAGTTTAATGCGCGTACCGTTGCGCTCAAAAAGCGCTACATTGAAATGATGCTCTATTTCCTGTATATGTTTGGTGACAGCCGGTTGTGTAATGAACAGCTCTTCAGCAGCCTTCGTGAAATTGAGGCGCCGCGCAACAGCGTGAAATACTCGTAAACGAAAATCAAACATGGGGTAAAACTAGCTATTATTTCCATCCCACGCACCCCGCCGCAGCCTTGTCAGCATCCTTCCAAACGCCGCGTATCTATAATGTATTGTATCCGCCACCCTTCAGCCAGCCGTACCAGCTGAATACAATTCACGCCGCAGTGTAATAACTTCCCGCCGAAATAAAACTGGTAAGGAGCCCATACCAGCGCCAGGTCGCCATCTATACGTATCAGGTCAAACGTCATCTTTTCTTCAGCAGTACCCGCCGGGAATTTTTTCAGTATCCCCGCAACTTCGGCTACAAACTCCGATCGTACCGTCGTTTTGTTGAGCTTGTCCTTTTCAACCGTTTGCATAATGGCTTCCGGGGCAAAACAGCCATGAAATGCCACGCTGTCGCTTAGCAACATTGCTTTGAACAGGTTATTGACGATCACCTTTACAGAATCAGTTTCTTCCTGGGCTTTTATTGTGGTAATGGCAAGCAGGAGGAAGCTTATACAGAGGATAGTGCGCATATAGGTTATAATTGAACCTAAAAGGTACGGATTTATAGCCTTATAGGCTAATACGCCACTAACTTGTATTTTGCAGCCGTAAATTCGTATCCATCGGGCCAGCGCTCTGCAACATAGAACGGCCTTTCAAACGACCCGCTCTCCTTAAAAGAATCATAAAGTATCATGGGAAACCACTAAATTCTTCGTATACAACCATGTAGCAGTACGTTTTCTGGGAAATTACCGGCATATTTGCTTCCTGAATAGGAAAAAATTAATAAAAACGAGTAGAGGAATGGTCAATAAAATAGTAAAACAAAGCCTTACCCGTAAATGGGGCGTTGCACTGGCTTTTTGTGCATTAACACTGGCTGCACAGGCCCAGAAACCCAACTGGCTGAACATGGACCTGCAGAAAGATTCGGTTTTCGGTATCAGCACCGAAAAAGCTTACAACGAATTACTGAAAGGTAAAAAATCAACCAAAGTGCTCGTAGCGGTGATCGACAGTGGTATCGACACTGCCCACGAAGACCTGAAACAGGTGCTTTGGGTGAACATGAAAGAAAAAAAAGGAAAAGCCGGTAAAGACGACGACCGTAATAAATATACCGATGACATCAATGGCTGGAGCTTCCTTGGCTCCGCTAAAGGAAACGTTGCTTACGATAACCTCGAGCTCACCCGCCTCGTAAGAGAGGGGAGAGCCAAATTCGGTGACGCCTCCAAAATGCCTTCCGATACAACAGGATTGGCAAAATACAAAGAACTGGAAGAAGCTTTCGAACAAAAACACGCAATGGCTCAAATGCAGTATAAAAGCGTTCAAAGCTTCACTGCCGTTGTCGACAGCGTTATCGCAGGT
This window encodes:
- the xrtN gene encoding exosortase N — translated: MNNRLQQWAFPFFIAAYLLLAATSLHDYICLFSAQALLGITAFILSLRSQPVKKTRSVFAIITLAIAALSICLPVKTAIYACIVMAAFFAIESFRGRISALSLLALALTSPIFDYAVNIFSFPIRLWLTGVAGKLLALTGAHVVVEGNVISYNGTDFSVDPACMGLHMLVISLLATVLLMALFTKKQKRQLSCTYLLMLLVIVTLLNIIGNLFRILSLVFFSLLPGSPMHDLMGLACWTGYVLVPACCLSNWLVKHKGTVLLPANEPESISEVPQSASGTTAHDVAGALIHVAEPEAARRCSKQAFPGASKTSFKKLIWQNAALMAIVTLVVITCTSRSGEALARTPLAAREGFNIKQLPGAVTQLQNKEVLIYLKAITGFYASEHHPMICWKGSGYEFRKVKTYNAPHHQVYTAQLERKDEKLYTAWWYTNGSQSTISQWQWRWDLVRGSSNYVLVNITANSEAALQKYLDFSL
- a CDS encoding biliverdin-producing heme oxygenase, with the translated sequence MLSQSIKEATRDAHLRLEKKVVQKLKAIRSNQDYADFLKHFYAYFSHIERVIAPYITAEVLPDHAQRRNSSYIKNDIEALGGNVTELPATTTPSIDNTIKALGALYVLEGSIMGGSIIVKMLEKEGITEGVSFFSGYGEATGQMWGIFTEVLNNHAKTEAAEAEAIAIANDTFEHFSYVFADVAVA
- a CDS encoding YeiH family protein codes for the protein MKFSNRFATVRHLALADRSMTTKELLFLLAAASCFTPLVSAPAALLLGIGTAQFIGHPYLHLNHSITRLLLQVSVVGLGFGMNIYTAAAAGREGFGITAISIIATLTGGVVLGKLLGVEKKTAYLITSGTAICGGSAIAAVSPVIKAEEKQMTVALGTVFILNSAALFIFPVVGRWIGLNETQFGLWSAIAIHDTSSVVGAAAKYGPEALAVATTVKLARALWIVPVGVISALVFRQKKGSVKLPWFILFFIAAMLLNTYVPVIQAYGHYLVKLSHSGLTLTLFLIGSGLSAGTLRQVGFKPFIQGIVLWALISAGTLYYLCHH
- a CDS encoding LysR family transcriptional regulator, whose translation is MFDFRLRVFHAVARRLNFTKAAEELFITQPAVTKHIQEIEHHFNVALFERNGTRIKLTAAGDLLLQYTEQLFEVYRNLSFEMNTFSQRHNGLLRIGASTTVAQYVLPPLLAAFHRKFKDIRVTLSINNTAQTEQALLDKQIDLGIIEGHSKNKLFKYTEFVKDELVLVSGVNHALARRGVIKPEELLQIPLLLREPGSGTLEVLAHALKPAGIRISQLRKEMQLGSTESIKSYLIHSESMAFLSIHAIQKELQYKDFSVLAIKGLRIVRSFNFIQPHGQAEGLAELFMKFCRSYNYKL
- a CDS encoding nuclear transport factor 2 family protein — protein: MRTILCISFLLLAITTIKAQEETDSVKVIVNNLFKAMLLSDSVAFHGCFAPEAIMQTVEKDKLNKTTVRSEFVAEVAGILKKFPAGTAEEKMTFDLIRIDGDLALVWAPYQFYFGGKLLHCGVNCIQLVRLAEGWRIQYIIDTRRLEGC